One stretch of Candidatus Bathyarchaeota archaeon DNA includes these proteins:
- a CDS encoding Lrp/AsnC ligand binding domain-containing protein — MSCAYVLINTEKGFEKSVLKELKKLPAIKETYLTNGVYDIIVKTNIDSIDELRKIIAYDIRPQDKIKSTLTMTIIERKSDDTHPNRKSVKVPPNSIANTEGVHAPQAR; from the coding sequence ATGTCGTGTGCTTATGTTTTAATAAATACTGAAAAAGGATTTGAGAAAAGCGTTCTAAAGGAATTAAAAAAATTACCTGCCATAAAGGAAACTTACCTAACTAATGGAGTATACGATATTATTGTAAAAACAAATATTGATTCGATAGATGAATTGAGGAAAATTATTGCGTATGACATTCGACCTCAAGATAAAATTAAGTCAACATTAACCATGACAATCATTGAAAGAAAATCAGATGATACCCATCCAAACAGAAAATCGGTTAAAGTACCCCCCAATTCGATTGCCAATACTGAAGGAGTGCACGCGCCACAAGCTCGATGA
- a CDS encoding ATP synthase subunit C has product MIEMKNMVRKILVALIWPILYSIININLAYAITSAEAEVLIFKYISMALSVGLSCIGAGWALSRAGPASAAAVAEKPELFGRTMVYVGMAEGIAIYGILIAFLIWIG; this is encoded by the coding sequence ATGATTGAAATGAAGAATATGGTAAGAAAAATATTGGTTGCATTGATCTGGCCAATTCTCTACTCTATAATCAACATCAATCTAGCTTATGCGATTACAAGTGCTGAAGCTGAAGTACTAATTTTCAAGTATATCTCCATGGCACTTTCTGTAGGCCTCTCTTGTATTGGAGCAGGTTGGGCTCTAAGCAGGGCTGGACCTGCCTCTGCGGCTGCTGTAGCAGAGAAGCCTGAATTATTCGGGCGTACGATGGTCTATGTCGGTATGGCCGAAGGAATAGCCATCTACGGGATTCTGATAGCCTTCCTAATATGGATTGGGTAA